One region of Tumebacillus amylolyticus genomic DNA includes:
- the cobT gene encoding nicotinate-nucleotide--dimethylbenzimidazole phosphoribosyltransferase, which translates to MLKTVEVQVRGLDVEVMEEARGRWDQLTKPLGSLGKLEEIGIRLAGIQGTVLPSVERRAVVVMCGDHGVTAEGVSAYPSAVTGLMMQNFSNGRAAVNVLARQMGADVHVVDIGSACEDDIPNIVREKVKPGTDNMAVGPAMTREEAVRALEVGMGFARKLSSEGVQVIALGEMGIGNTTPSSAIASVLTSHPLAELVGRGTGIEESVLPHKGHVIQRALEVNQPNPDDAVDVLAKVGGLEIAGLAGVVLGAASEGVAVLVDGVIAAAAALVAYRVEPKVGPYLFASHLSQEPAHRILLEAMELSPMLHLEMRLGEGTGAVLAMPLLQSATRLVQEMATFADLGL; encoded by the coding sequence ATGTTGAAAACTGTTGAGGTACAAGTACGAGGTCTGGATGTCGAGGTCATGGAAGAGGCGCGCGGTCGGTGGGATCAATTGACGAAACCGTTGGGCAGTCTCGGAAAATTGGAGGAGATCGGCATCCGGCTTGCAGGTATACAAGGCACGGTGTTGCCGTCCGTTGAACGTCGGGCGGTGGTGGTGATGTGCGGAGACCACGGGGTGACGGCGGAGGGAGTTTCGGCGTATCCATCGGCCGTTACGGGATTGATGATGCAGAATTTCTCGAACGGGCGAGCGGCGGTGAATGTGCTGGCGCGGCAGATGGGCGCAGACGTTCATGTCGTGGATATCGGGAGTGCTTGTGAAGACGACATTCCAAACATCGTGCGGGAAAAAGTGAAACCGGGCACCGACAATATGGCGGTGGGTCCGGCGATGACGCGCGAAGAAGCGGTGCGTGCTCTGGAAGTGGGCATGGGCTTTGCTCGAAAGTTGAGCTCCGAGGGCGTGCAGGTGATTGCGCTCGGCGAGATGGGAATTGGGAACACGACTCCGAGCAGCGCGATTGCCTCTGTGCTGACGAGCCACCCTCTGGCCGAATTGGTCGGGCGCGGGACGGGGATTGAAGAGTCTGTTCTCCCGCACAAGGGCCACGTGATTCAGCGGGCGTTGGAGGTAAACCAACCGAACCCGGACGATGCGGTTGATGTGCTGGCGAAAGTCGGCGGTTTGGAAATCGCCGGGCTTGCGGGCGTGGTGTTGGGAGCTGCATCGGAGGGAGTGGCCGTGCTCGTGGACGGGGTGATTGCAGCGGCGGCGGCGTTGGTTGCGTATCGAGTGGAGCCGAAAGTCGGTCCCTATCTGTTCGCATCGCATCTGTCGCAGGAGCCTGCGCATCGAATTCTCTTGGAGGCGATGGAGTTGTCGCCGATGTTGCATCTTGAGATGCGTTTGGGCGAGGGAACGGGAGCCGTTCTGGCCATGCCGTTGCTTCAATCGGCAACTCGTTTGGTGCAGGAGATGGCGACATTTGCAGACTTGGGTCTGTAG
- the cobJ gene encoding precorrin-3B C(17)-methyltransferase — protein MTTRGKLLVIGFGPGSFDHITDRARTAIQESDVIIGYNTYVDLIRGLLTHQEIVRTGMTEEVSRAIEAVRQAELGKKVAVISSGDAGVYGMAGLVYEVLIEQGWTEATGVEVEVIPGISAINSCASLLGAPVMHDACTISLSDHLTPWEVIAKRVEAAGMGDFIVALYNPRSGRRTRQIVETQRILLKYRPAETPVGLVKSAYRASQQVVLTTLGEMLEHDIGMLTTVIIGNTSTKVYDGKMITPRGYQRKYTLDRAEQPIRMNERLKEEHEPWALHGGVSEVRGNKQAESIVTAGVAMTSGVAVPSSAVALAEAPVSRSSAALAMEAVSLLVNRGVLETSVVERDARVQGALFSQPLILEIAVSPGVGNKKLTPKQMAVMLDVVGEDGEVEYTPHHYVILRVPTRDPEFVSEVLTHAGMIVQPIGDVVQLKACDFCNLEKTESLPQAEELLQRFGGLSVPKELKIGFAGCGMACYGSVNEDIAMVYRRGKFDLFLGGKAIGRNAHPAQRVAEGLEPSELLSAVEEILATYKAKGHPDERFHKFFKRVGDVAGFHHEDYQAPLVIESICGD, from the coding sequence ATGACGACGAGAGGGAAGTTGCTGGTTATCGGTTTTGGGCCGGGGAGTTTCGATCATATCACCGACCGGGCACGGACGGCGATTCAGGAGTCGGATGTGATCATCGGGTACAACACGTACGTCGATTTGATTCGCGGGCTGTTGACCCATCAAGAAATTGTGCGCACGGGGATGACGGAGGAAGTCTCTCGGGCGATTGAAGCGGTTCGCCAAGCCGAGTTGGGGAAAAAAGTCGCGGTGATCTCTTCGGGAGATGCCGGGGTGTACGGGATGGCCGGGTTGGTGTATGAAGTGTTGATCGAGCAGGGCTGGACGGAAGCGACAGGTGTGGAGGTTGAGGTCATTCCGGGGATTTCGGCGATCAACTCCTGCGCGTCGTTGCTGGGAGCGCCGGTGATGCACGATGCGTGTACGATTTCGCTGAGCGACCATCTGACTCCGTGGGAAGTGATTGCAAAACGAGTGGAGGCCGCCGGGATGGGGGACTTCATCGTGGCGTTGTACAATCCGCGGTCGGGTCGCAGAACGCGGCAGATCGTGGAGACGCAACGGATTCTGTTGAAGTACCGTCCGGCCGAGACGCCGGTGGGCTTGGTGAAAAGTGCGTATCGTGCGAGTCAGCAAGTGGTGCTGACGACGCTCGGCGAGATGTTGGAGCATGACATCGGGATGCTGACGACGGTCATCATCGGGAACACGAGTACGAAAGTGTACGACGGCAAGATGATTACTCCACGGGGTTATCAGCGGAAGTACACGCTGGATCGCGCCGAGCAGCCGATTCGCATGAACGAGCGGTTGAAAGAAGAGCACGAGCCGTGGGCGTTGCACGGCGGGGTTTCGGAGGTGCGCGGGAACAAGCAGGCGGAGAGCATTGTGACTGCGGGTGTTGCAATGACCTCGGGAGTTGCAGTGCCTTCGAGCGCGGTGGCTTTGGCAGAAGCTCCGGTTTCGCGGAGCTCGGCAGCTTTGGCGATGGAGGCTGTGTCGCTTTTGGTGAATCGCGGGGTCTTGGAGACGTCTGTGGTGGAGCGCGACGCACGCGTGCAAGGGGCGCTTTTTTCCCAGCCGTTGATCTTGGAAATTGCGGTGTCGCCGGGCGTCGGCAACAAAAAACTGACGCCTAAGCAAATGGCAGTGATGTTAGACGTGGTCGGGGAGGACGGCGAAGTCGAGTACACCCCGCACCATTACGTGATTCTGCGCGTGCCGACCCGCGACCCGGAGTTCGTCTCCGAAGTACTGACCCACGCCGGCATGATCGTCCAACCCATCGGCGACGTCGTCCAACTTAAAGCCTGCGACTTCTGCAACTTGGAAAAAACGGAGTCCCTCCCGCAAGCGGAAGAACTCCTGCAACGCTTCGGCGGCCTCTCCGTGCCCAAAGAGCTGAAAATCGGCTTCGCAGGTTGCGGCATGGCCTGCTACGGTTCGGTCAACGAAGACATCGCGATGGTCTACCGCCGAGGCAAGTTCGACCTCTTTCTCGGAGGCAAAGCGATCGGACGCAACGCCCACCCGGCGCAACGAGTGGCAGAAGGCTTGGAACCGTCCGAACTGCTCTCCGCCGTCGAAGAGATTCTCGCCACGTACAAAGCCAAGGGACATCCCGACGAGCGCTTCCATAAATTCTTCAAACGGGTCGGTGACGTCGCAGGCTTCCACCACGAAGACTACCAAGCACCGCTCGTCATCGAATCCATCTGCGGAGATTGA
- a CDS encoding sirohydrochlorin chelatase, producing MSHAILLVGHGSRVQEGNSELLAFAGRVQGRLGEKYPIIETCFLELTTPTIPQGIAACVERGATRVTLVPIILFGAGHSKIHIPHAIDNARELYPHVEFSYGKPIGVHPKALDILTTRVEEAGLERGRREGEPRTDEAILIVGRGSSDPDANSDLFKVSRLLWERTPVKHVETCYIGVTDPNFEDGLKRCLALGAKRVYVLPYFLFTGVLIKRIEDFMDVFRTTYPQVELRLAEYFGFHDALIDLVQERAEEAAQGDVKMNCDHCQFRLMAMDEHHHHHDHDHEHGHHHHHEHEHDHDHHDHEPIHAHEEAVK from the coding sequence ATGAGTCATGCAATTCTATTGGTCGGACACGGCAGCCGTGTGCAGGAGGGCAACTCCGAGTTGCTCGCTTTTGCCGGTCGCGTACAGGGTCGTCTCGGGGAGAAGTACCCAATTATCGAGACATGCTTTCTGGAATTGACCACGCCGACGATTCCGCAGGGGATTGCCGCCTGTGTCGAGCGCGGAGCAACACGGGTGACGCTGGTGCCGATCATTTTGTTTGGCGCAGGGCACTCCAAAATTCACATCCCGCATGCGATTGACAACGCACGCGAGCTCTACCCGCACGTTGAATTCTCGTATGGAAAACCGATTGGCGTGCATCCGAAAGCGTTGGACATCTTGACAACGCGTGTAGAAGAAGCGGGGTTGGAGCGGGGTCGTCGTGAGGGCGAGCCGCGGACGGACGAAGCGATTCTCATCGTCGGGCGCGGGAGCAGCGATCCCGATGCGAACAGCGACCTTTTTAAAGTGTCGAGGTTGTTGTGGGAACGGACGCCTGTGAAGCACGTGGAGACTTGCTATATCGGCGTGACCGACCCGAACTTTGAAGACGGGTTGAAACGGTGCTTGGCGTTGGGAGCGAAGCGGGTGTATGTGTTGCCGTACTTCCTCTTTACAGGTGTATTGATCAAGCGAATTGAGGATTTCATGGATGTGTTTCGGACGACGTATCCGCAGGTGGAGTTGCGATTGGCGGAATACTTCGGCTTCCACGACGCGTTGATCGATCTGGTGCAAGAGCGGGCCGAAGAAGCGGCGCAGGGCGATGTGAAGATGAACTGCGACCACTGCCAGTTCAGGCTGATGGCGATGGATGAACATCACCACCATCACGACCATGATCATGAGCACGGACATCACCACCATCATGAGCATGAACACGATCATGACCATCACGATCACGAACCTATTCACGCTCATGAGGAGGCCGTAAAATGA
- the cobK gene encoding precorrin-6A reductase: MILHLAGTSDARELAVQLRESGFDLTASVVTDSAAQSLQEAGVPVRVGRLTSDEMVAYIHEHKIRAVVDAAHPFAEEAHKNAMIATETCGIPYLRFEREALTFADNPLLHYVDDYAQAAEKAAELGGNVLLTTGSKTLQIFTQRLLGTPGVTLYARMLPRLDNMEKCAELGVEQKHIIAMQGPFSKELNIALYRNFAIDVVVTKESGKVGAVDDKVESALELGLHIILIGRPGLAYGTVYSDFEPLLHHLTHLRGELTHGI, translated from the coding sequence ATGATCCTCCATCTCGCCGGAACCTCCGACGCCCGCGAACTCGCGGTCCAATTGCGCGAGTCGGGATTTGACTTGACCGCCTCGGTCGTCACCGACAGCGCGGCTCAATCTCTTCAGGAAGCAGGCGTCCCTGTCCGCGTCGGCCGCTTAACCTCCGACGAAATGGTCGCCTACATCCACGAGCACAAAATCCGTGCCGTCGTCGACGCCGCCCACCCGTTCGCAGAGGAAGCTCACAAAAACGCGATGATCGCCACCGAAACGTGCGGCATCCCCTACCTTCGCTTCGAACGCGAAGCACTCACATTCGCCGACAACCCCCTGCTCCACTACGTCGACGACTACGCCCAAGCAGCAGAAAAAGCGGCTGAACTCGGTGGCAACGTCCTGCTCACCACCGGCAGCAAAACCCTGCAAATCTTCACCCAACGCTTGCTCGGCACCCCCGGCGTGACCCTCTACGCCCGGATGTTGCCCCGCCTCGACAACATGGAAAAATGCGCCGAACTCGGCGTCGAACAAAAACACATCATCGCCATGCAAGGCCCTTTTTCAAAGGAACTCAACATCGCCCTCTACCGCAACTTCGCCATCGACGTCGTGGTGACCAAAGAGAGCGGCAAAGTCGGCGCCGTCGATGACAAAGTGGAATCCGCCCTCGAACTCGGACTCCACATCATCCTCATCGGTCGCCCCGGACTTGCGTACGGCACCGTCTACTCGGACTTCGAACCCCTGCTCCACCATCTAACCCACCTGCGAGGAGAGCTGACTCATGGAATTTAA
- a CDS encoding precorrin-8X methylmutase: protein MEFNTDFKPLTVQPQEIESLSFEIITSEIGEHPFTDEQYPVVQRVIHASADFDLGRSLVFHREAITAGIAAIRAGKPVFADVQMIQSGISKPRIEKFGGKVEVYISDADVAAEAKKHNLTRAIIATRKAVAECPDGIFVIGNAPTALLELIRLVKTGEARPSLVIGMPVGFVSAAESKEELAKLIDGDVPFITNIGRKGGSPVSVAALNALSLLAERA, encoded by the coding sequence ATGGAATTTAACACCGACTTCAAACCGTTGACCGTCCAACCGCAAGAGATCGAGAGCTTGAGTTTTGAAATCATCACCTCGGAGATCGGCGAGCACCCGTTCACCGACGAGCAATACCCCGTCGTCCAACGCGTCATCCATGCTTCTGCCGACTTCGATCTCGGCCGCAGCCTCGTGTTCCACCGCGAAGCGATCACGGCAGGGATTGCGGCGATTCGAGCGGGCAAGCCCGTTTTTGCAGACGTGCAGATGATTCAATCGGGCATCTCCAAACCGCGCATCGAAAAATTTGGAGGCAAGGTCGAAGTCTACATCTCCGACGCAGACGTTGCCGCCGAAGCGAAAAAACACAACCTCACCCGCGCCATCATCGCCACCCGCAAAGCGGTCGCCGAATGTCCGGACGGGATCTTCGTCATCGGCAACGCGCCGACCGCCCTCTTGGAACTGATCCGTTTGGTAAAAACGGGAGAGGCACGCCCCTCGCTTGTCATCGGCATGCCGGTTGGCTTCGTCTCGGCGGCTGAATCCAAAGAAGAACTCGCGAAACTGATCGACGGCGACGTGCCGTTCATCACCAACATCGGACGCAAGGGCGGCTCCCCCGTCTCTGTCGCCGCTCTGAACGCGCTCTCCCTCCTCGCCGAACGAGCATGA
- a CDS encoding cobalt-precorrin-5B (C(1))-methyltransferase, translated as MKDPEKDPSQMRRGYTTGANATAATKAALLALITQEPVLSVEILLPIGERIEFQMVSCGVEEQRVVCGVIKDAGDDPDATHRALILAEVSWADGHGEIDLDGGIGVGRVTKPGLPVPVGEAAINPVPRRMIRKVAADLLNEYGITRSVRIVISVPQGVEIAKKTLNERLGIVGGISILGTKGIVVPFSTAAYQASVVQAIKVARASGCDHLVLTTGGSSEKYAMKLYPELPQEAFIQMGDFVGFSLRHAKRQGAAHISLVGMMGKFSKIAQGVMMVHSKSAPVDFDFLASIAESCGATPELLDEVRGANTASLVGDLMLAAGHEDFFEKLCRHASRHSLDEVGGGLLVETVLTTMKGELLGRGGIDERDSCDRNRG; from the coding sequence ATGAAAGACCCGGAAAAAGACCCGTCGCAGATGCGGCGCGGCTACACCACGGGAGCCAATGCAACCGCTGCGACGAAAGCCGCGTTGCTCGCTCTGATCACACAGGAGCCGGTGCTCTCTGTCGAAATTCTCCTGCCCATCGGCGAGAGAATCGAATTTCAGATGGTGAGCTGCGGCGTAGAAGAACAACGCGTCGTCTGCGGTGTCATCAAAGACGCAGGGGACGACCCGGACGCAACGCATCGCGCGCTCATCCTCGCCGAAGTCTCGTGGGCAGACGGCCACGGCGAAATCGACCTCGACGGGGGGATCGGTGTCGGGCGTGTCACCAAGCCCGGTTTGCCGGTCCCCGTCGGAGAAGCGGCGATCAACCCCGTTCCTCGGCGCATGATTCGCAAAGTGGCCGCCGATCTGCTCAACGAGTACGGCATCACCCGAAGTGTACGCATCGTGATCTCCGTCCCTCAGGGCGTGGAGATCGCCAAAAAAACGCTCAACGAACGCCTCGGCATCGTGGGCGGTATTTCCATTCTCGGCACGAAAGGGATCGTCGTGCCTTTTTCCACAGCGGCGTATCAAGCGTCTGTCGTGCAAGCGATCAAAGTGGCACGGGCGAGCGGTTGCGACCATCTCGTACTCACGACGGGCGGCAGTTCGGAGAAGTACGCGATGAAGCTCTACCCCGAACTCCCGCAGGAGGCGTTCATCCAGATGGGCGACTTCGTCGGCTTCTCCCTCCGTCATGCAAAAAGGCAGGGTGCCGCGCACATCTCGCTCGTCGGTATGATGGGCAAGTTCTCCAAAATCGCCCAAGGCGTGATGATGGTGCATTCCAAATCGGCGCCCGTGGATTTTGACTTCCTCGCAAGCATTGCCGAGAGTTGCGGCGCAACGCCTGAGCTTCTGGATGAGGTCCGTGGGGCGAACACCGCGTCTCTCGTCGGGGACCTCATGCTGGCGGCGGGCCACGAAGATTTTTTTGAAAAACTGTGTCGCCACGCCTCGCGTCACAGTCTCGACGAGGTCGGCGGCGGCCTCCTGGTGGAGACGGTGCTGACGACGATGAAAGGCGAACTGTTAGGAAGGGGTGGCATTGATGAACGAGATTCATGTGATCGGAATCGGGGATGA
- the cbiE gene encoding precorrin-6y C5,15-methyltransferase (decarboxylating) subunit CbiE, translating into MNEIHVIGIGDDGAAGLFPAQRELVEKAGLLIGGARHLRFFPEFAGETYIITGKLTELVDVLHEKRAQNIVVLASGDPMFYGIGAYLSKKVPGLTVHPHLSSIQLAFARAGLGWQDAHIDSLHGKSIKGLAQRLDGKPKVALLTDDTNTPATIAWYLQHYGMTEYEMVVAENLGSGDDRVRTFKDLHEVEGQEFSPLNVVLLLHKREARVPRWTLGIEDEDFAQRKPDKGLITKREVRVLSLSELNLRPDSIVWDIGTCTASVAIEAAKLANLGRVYAIEKNEADLENAEQNAQKFRTDLHLYHGKAPEFLDTWPDPDAVFIGGSGGEMSEVLRLASERLRPQGRIVLNAATIETLYDATQTFAKLGMTFRVTLLQTARSKPILNMTRFEGLNPIYIITAWQTEVQEKEGDA; encoded by the coding sequence ATGAACGAGATTCATGTGATCGGAATCGGGGATGACGGCGCGGCCGGCCTGTTCCCGGCACAGCGAGAGTTGGTCGAGAAGGCCGGTTTGTTGATCGGAGGGGCACGGCACCTCCGTTTTTTCCCGGAGTTTGCGGGGGAGACCTACATCATTACCGGCAAACTGACCGAACTGGTGGACGTCCTCCACGAAAAACGCGCGCAGAACATCGTCGTGCTCGCATCCGGCGACCCGATGTTCTACGGAATCGGAGCGTACTTGAGCAAAAAAGTGCCGGGCCTCACCGTCCACCCGCACTTGTCTTCGATCCAATTGGCCTTCGCCCGTGCAGGTCTCGGTTGGCAAGACGCGCACATCGACTCCCTGCATGGAAAAAGCATCAAGGGCCTCGCCCAACGTCTCGACGGCAAGCCGAAGGTGGCGCTTTTGACAGATGACACCAACACGCCCGCGACGATTGCGTGGTACTTGCAACATTACGGGATGACGGAGTACGAGATGGTCGTCGCCGAGAACTTGGGTAGTGGCGACGATCGAGTGCGCACATTCAAGGACCTGCACGAAGTCGAAGGGCAGGAGTTCTCACCGCTGAACGTCGTCCTCTTGCTGCACAAGCGGGAAGCCCGCGTCCCGCGCTGGACGCTTGGCATCGAAGACGAAGACTTCGCCCAGCGAAAACCGGACAAAGGGCTGATCACCAAGCGCGAAGTCCGCGTGCTCTCGCTGTCTGAACTCAACCTCCGCCCCGACAGCATCGTCTGGGACATCGGCACCTGCACGGCATCCGTTGCCATCGAAGCGGCCAAACTTGCGAATCTCGGTCGCGTCTACGCCATTGAGAAAAACGAAGCCGACCTTGAAAACGCCGAACAGAACGCCCAAAAGTTCCGCACCGATTTGCACCTCTACCACGGAAAAGCGCCGGAGTTTCTCGATACGTGGCCTGACCCGGATGCTGTATTTATCGGTGGCAGCGGCGGCGAAATGTCGGAAGTGCTCCGTCTCGCCTCGGAGCGTTTGCGTCCGCAGGGTCGCATCGTTCTGAACGCCGCGACGATTGAGACTCTCTACGACGCCACGCAGACGTTTGCCAAACTTGGCATGACATTCCGCGTTACACTTTTACAGACGGCGAGAAGCAAGCCGATTCTCAACATGACCCGATTTGAAGGGCTGAACCCGATCTACATCATCACCGCTTGGCAGACTGAAGTTCAAGAGAAGGAGGGAGACGCATGA